One region of Quercus lobata isolate SW786 chromosome 2, ValleyOak3.0 Primary Assembly, whole genome shotgun sequence genomic DNA includes:
- the LOC115977310 gene encoding probable LRR receptor-like serine/threonine-protein kinase At2g23950 → MTPNAFLVFHLLLLLLLLLLPSAPLCMSYEPRNHEVEALISIKVGLSDPHGVLNNWDEDSVDPCSWAMITCSPENLVIGFGAPSQSLSGTLSGAIGNLTNLRQALLQNNNISGNIPPELGTLPKLETLDLSNNRLSGVVPGSLAQLNGLQYLRLNNNSLSGPFPVFLAKIPQLAFLDLSYNNLSGPVPKSPARTFNIVGNPLICGTSSNEGCFGSVTLVPPSSFLESSPGKHKSKKLAIALGVTISFIFLLCLAIAIWCRKRQRNQTILHINDNQEEGLTSLGNLRKFTFKELQSATENFSSKNILGAGGFGNVYKGKLGDGAMVAVKRLKDVTGATGESQFRTELEMISLAVHRNLLRLIGYCASPNERLLVYPYMANGSVASRLRGKPVLDWNTRKRIAIGAARGLVYLHEQCDPKIIHRDVKAANVLLDDYYEAVVGDFGLAKLLDHADSHVTTAVRGTVGHIAPEYLSTGQSSEKTDVFGFGILLLELITGMRAFEFGKTVNQKGAMLEWVKRIQQEKKVEVLVDRELGSNYDQIEVGEMLQVALLCTQYLPAHRPKMSEVVRMLEGDGLAEKWAASHNNTNPSMNHFHTNTNPAASKHDDNGHDRSSMFGAGEDDDEHSLDSFAMELSGPR, encoded by the exons ATGACTCCCAATGCCTTTCTCGTCttccaccttcttcttcttcttcttcttcttcttctcccttcAGCTCCACTTTGTATGTCCTATGAGCCTCGTAACCATGAGG tGGAGGCATTGATAAGCATTAAAGTAGGTCTGAGTGATCCACATGGAGTGTTGAACAACTGGGATGAAGACTCTGTGGATCCTTGTAGCTGGGCCATGATCACCTGCTCTCCTGAAAACCTTGTCATAGGCTT TGGAGCTCCAAGCCAATCTCTCTCTGGCACTTTATCTGGGGCCATTGGAAATCTCACTAATCTTAGACAAGC GTTATTGCAAAACAACAACATCTCTGGCAATATACCACCGGAGCTGGGCACACTTCCAAAACTTGAAACGTTGGATCTATCTAACAACCGATTATCCGGTGTGGTTCCAGGGTCTCTGGCCCAGTTGAATGGTCTCCAATACCT GAGGCTGAACAACAATAGCTTGTCTGGGCCTTTTCCCGTGTTTTTGGCCAAAATTCCTCAGCTTGCTTTCTT GGACTTGTCTTATAACAATCTCAGTGGACCAGTGCCTAAATCCCCAGCTAGGACCTTCAA CATTGTGGGAAACCCATTGATTTGTGGAACTAGTTCCAATGAAGGTTGCTTTGGATCAGTCACTCTTGTCCCTCCCTCCTCCTTCCTAGAATCGTCACCTG GAAAACACAAGTCCAAGAAACTAGCAATTGCACTAGGGGTCACCATCAGCTTTATCTTTCTCTTATGTCTAGCAATTGCCATTTGGTGCAGAAAGAGACAGAGAAACCAAACTATCCTACACATCAATG ACAACCAAGAAGAGGGACTTACAAGCTTAGGCAACCTAAGAAAGTTCACTTTCAAAGAGCTCCAATCAGCCACCGAAAATTTTAGCTCCAAGAACATCCTAGGTGCTGGAGGTTTTGGAAATGTATATAAGGGAAAGTTGGGAGATGGAGCTATGGTGGCAGTGAAGCGGTTAAAGGATGTGACTGGAGCCACAGGGGAATCGCAATTTCGAACAGAATTGGAGATGATCAGCTTGGCAGTTCACCGGAATTTGCTTCGGTTAATTGGATATTGTGCCTCCCCTAATGAGAGGCTTCTGGTTTATCCTTACATGGCTAATGGCAGTGTGGCCTCCAGACTTAGAG GAAAACCAGTACTTGACTGGAACACAAGGAAGAGAATAGCAATTGGAGCTGCTAGGGGTCTTGTTTATCTACACGAGCAATGTGATCCAAAGATAATCCACCGAGATGTAAAGGCTGCTAATGTGCTCCTGGATGATTACTATGAAGCAGTTGTTGGTGATTTTGGCCTTGCAAAGCTCCTTGACCATGCAGACTCTCATGTTACCACTGCTGTCCGAGGCACTGTTGGCCATATTGCACCAGAGTACCTCTCTACTGGCCAGTCATCTGAGAAAACtgatgtgtttggatttggcATTCTCTTGTTAGAGCTCATAACTGGAATGAGAGCTTTTGAGTTTGGCAAAACTGTTAATCAGAAAGGAGCTATGCTTGAGTGG GTGAAAAGAATACAACAGGAGAAGAAAGTGGAAGTGTTGGTGGACAGAGAGCTTGGAAGCAACTACGACCAGATAGAGGTGGGGGAGATGCTGCAAGTAGCTTTGCTATGCACTCAATACTTACCAGCCCACCGCCCCAAGATGTCGGAAGTGGTCCGGATGCTCGAAGGTGACGGCCTGGCTGAGAAGTGGGCAGCATCACACAATAATACCAATCCCAGTATGAACCACTTTCACACTAACACTAATCCCGCTGCATCAAAACATGATGACAATGGTCATGATCGTTCAAGCATGTTTGGAGCTGGTGAGGATGATGATGAACATTCCTTGGATTCCTTTGCCATGGAACTCTCTGGTCcaagatag